A genomic window from Bdellovibrio sp. SKB1291214 includes:
- the rpsP gene encoding 30S ribosomal protein S16, whose amino-acid sequence MAVVIRLARMGAKHDPKYRITVADSRRYVTGKFLEVLGVYNPTPRGNDKKVELDLAKVEAWIKKGAQPTDRVKHVIKLAQGK is encoded by the coding sequence ATGGCAGTTGTAATTCGTTTGGCTCGTATGGGCGCTAAGCATGATCCTAAATACCGCATCACTGTTGCGGATTCTCGTCGTTATGTAACTGGTAAATTCCTTGAAGTTCTTGGTGTTTACAATCCAACTCCGCGTGGTAACGATAAAAAGGTCGAGCTTGATCTAGCTAAAGTTGAAGCTTGGATCAAAAAAGGTGCACAACCTACTGACCGTGTAAAACACGTTATTAAGTTGGCCCAAGGTAAATAA
- the rimM gene encoding ribosome maturation factor RimM (Essential for efficient processing of 16S rRNA) — translation MKLVGKVREAHGLKGDLYVLIFSGEITWAKRMKKFALQGKDGSTKEFTVERTKPFKKGLIVKAAEIGDRTAAEGVEHMEFLIDDDLLVSKAGETIYLNEIKNFKLKDPEQKVLGEIVGFSSNGVQDLLVVETNGKKVEIPFVDAFIKKIDFKHQSVVMDLPEGLFDLENA, via the coding sequence ATGAAATTAGTTGGAAAAGTCAGAGAAGCGCACGGCTTAAAGGGCGATCTTTACGTCCTTATTTTCTCCGGTGAAATCACTTGGGCAAAGCGCATGAAGAAATTCGCTCTGCAAGGTAAAGATGGTTCCACGAAGGAATTCACGGTGGAGCGCACGAAACCTTTTAAAAAAGGTTTGATCGTGAAAGCCGCTGAGATCGGGGATCGCACGGCTGCTGAAGGCGTCGAGCACATGGAATTCTTGATTGATGACGACTTGTTGGTTTCTAAAGCTGGCGAGACAATCTATCTGAATGAAATCAAAAACTTCAAATTAAAAGATCCAGAACAAAAAGTTTTGGGTGAAATCGTGGGCTTCTCAAGTAACGGCGTTCAAGACCTTTTGGTCGTTGAAACGAACGGCAAAAAAGTTGAAATCCCCTTCGTGGATGCTTTCATCAAAAAAATCGATTTCAAGCACCAATCCGTTGTGATGGATTTGCCAGAAGGCTTGTTCGATCTAGAGAACGCTTAA
- a CDS encoding STAS domain-containing protein, giving the protein MDLKLVLDGDITIISLSGRIEIEKTQSFKQACLTTFADKKIVFCMKNLNFVGSSGIQSFFGVLNDLNAAKRLNVKIAGLNPDFQRLFAFSQCPALEVHESIEGALQSF; this is encoded by the coding sequence ATGGATTTGAAACTCGTGTTAGACGGGGATATTACTATTATTTCTTTAAGCGGCCGCATCGAGATTGAGAAGACTCAGTCTTTCAAACAAGCTTGCCTGACGACATTTGCGGATAAAAAAATCGTGTTCTGCATGAAGAATTTGAATTTTGTGGGGTCTTCGGGGATTCAGTCTTTTTTTGGTGTTTTGAATGATCTAAACGCGGCTAAGCGTTTGAACGTTAAAATCGCTGGCTTGAATCCAGATTTCCAGCGCCTCTTTGCGTTTTCTCAATGTCCGGCGCTGGAAGTTCATGAAAGTATCGAAGGTGCTTTGCAAAGCTTCTAG
- a CDS encoding DUF4339 domain-containing protein, whose amino-acid sequence MKKTWFRSVQLKPVGPFSLEEMRSFIHRGEVGFLDLILDESKGDVWKPAAEWGVFELKLFPAGQSFIPGMPVDEELPEWVLLVEQNGSAPLQEGPFSISAIKAGLKEGRVSPYQHIWKSGLSGWCQVKDRPEFYSVITSDQLISLERL is encoded by the coding sequence ATGAAAAAAACCTGGTTTCGCAGTGTTCAGTTAAAACCGGTGGGACCCTTTAGTCTTGAAGAAATGCGCTCGTTTATTCATCGCGGAGAAGTTGGGTTTTTAGATCTGATTTTGGACGAGAGTAAAGGCGACGTGTGGAAGCCTGCGGCGGAGTGGGGAGTGTTTGAACTGAAACTTTTTCCTGCGGGACAATCTTTCATTCCTGGAATGCCCGTGGATGAAGAATTACCTGAATGGGTTCTCTTAGTTGAGCAAAATGGCTCGGCTCCTTTGCAGGAAGGCCCATTTTCAATCTCCGCTATTAAGGCGGGATTAAAAGAGGGGCGTGTTTCCCCTTATCAACATATATGGAAAAGTGGACTTAGCGGGTGGTGCCAAGTTAAAGATCGCCCCGAGTTTTATTCTGTGATCACATCGGATCAGTTGATTAGTTTAGAGCGTCTTTAA
- a CDS encoding RNA methyltransferase: MAENSIYVPRLAIGLVHYPVRDRQNKTVATNITNFDIHDIARAAQTFGVEKYYIIHPMKEQLMFVDRVLDHWRTGQGAKYNPMRKTALGTVKPIESVEKALEDWNTPETLLISTSARDEGLKKYSFSELRHEMHVEKKPVFMLFGTGNGMTTELLRSCSGVLESIRGAPPQDYRHLSVRSAVSICLDRVMGPW; the protein is encoded by the coding sequence ATGGCTGAAAATTCAATCTATGTGCCACGCTTGGCAATCGGCTTGGTTCACTATCCAGTGCGCGATCGTCAGAATAAAACGGTCGCAACGAACATCACAAATTTCGATATCCATGACATTGCGAGAGCGGCTCAGACCTTTGGGGTGGAAAAATATTACATCATCCATCCGATGAAAGAGCAGCTGATGTTTGTGGACCGTGTTTTGGATCACTGGCGCACCGGTCAGGGTGCTAAATACAATCCGATGAGAAAAACAGCACTTGGGACGGTGAAGCCGATCGAAAGTGTAGAAAAGGCCTTAGAAGATTGGAATACGCCTGAGACCCTGTTAATTTCGACTTCGGCCCGCGACGAGGGTTTGAAAAAATACTCGTTTAGCGAGTTGCGTCATGAAATGCACGTAGAAAAAAAGCCCGTATTCATGTTATTTGGTACAGGCAACGGCATGACTACAGAGCTTCTAAGATCCTGCTCCGGAGTATTAGAAAGCATTAGGGGAGCACCACCCCAGGACTACCGCCATCTTTCAGTAAGATCGGCAGTAAGTATCTGTCTTGACCGCGTAATGGGTCCATGGTAG
- a CDS encoding KH domain-containing protein produces MDSLKDLVEFMAKSLVDKPENVEVDEIPGQQTTLLALKVDKEDLGKVIGKQGKTAAAMRTIIRAAGTKLNKRYHLDIVE; encoded by the coding sequence ATGGATAGCTTGAAAGACCTCGTTGAATTCATGGCGAAGTCCCTTGTCGATAAGCCTGAGAATGTTGAAGTGGATGAAATTCCAGGTCAGCAAACGACTCTACTTGCTCTAAAAGTAGATAAAGAAGATCTTGGTAAGGTTATCGGCAAACAAGGTAAAACGGCAGCCGCTATGAGAACAATCATTCGCGCCGCTGGTACTAAGCTGAATAAACGTTATCACTTGGATATCGTTGAATAG
- a CDS encoding DsbA family protein has product MKNTSSKNLFLTIAVIATLIAVGVHAYLFQHFYVVKFGTDPGASICNLNATFNCDTVASSSFAKFLGIPVAMWGLATNLILLFLLCVTRWNLVQDREKTSRYAFALSGLVVLGSVIMGVISATAMSSYCLFCMAAYALSLVTFFGAWKGASDLTTSNLIEDIKDIFVTEKWILGSAIAIPVIAFLVNFMYTESKGFNDLERLAQERIASWMSFPEQKFDVEKGLVLQKGTELPIMTIVEFADFFCPHCKHAAPPIHSFVKDHTDVKLVFKPFPLDPACNKAMQGAGGDGIRCGLAVAVFCAEKLAKKGWDAHDFIFDKQETLFNLHSLDKSLEQVATSTGLSKDDLNKCAKDPVMTEMIAAMAKEGADAQIQGTPTVFVNGRLLSGGQDKSTLETVYKSLKK; this is encoded by the coding sequence ATGAAAAACACATCGAGCAAAAATCTGTTTCTGACAATTGCAGTTATCGCAACTTTGATCGCCGTTGGCGTTCACGCTTATCTTTTCCAACATTTTTACGTTGTTAAATTTGGAACTGACCCGGGCGCTTCTATTTGCAATCTGAACGCTACATTTAACTGCGATACCGTGGCCTCAAGCAGCTTTGCTAAATTCCTGGGGATCCCAGTCGCCATGTGGGGACTTGCCACCAATCTGATTTTACTTTTCCTTTTGTGCGTAACCCGTTGGAATCTGGTGCAAGATCGAGAAAAAACATCACGCTATGCTTTTGCCTTATCCGGTCTAGTTGTACTGGGGTCTGTAATTATGGGCGTGATTTCAGCAACAGCGATGTCTTCCTATTGCCTGTTTTGCATGGCCGCTTATGCGCTTTCCCTGGTCACGTTTTTTGGCGCATGGAAAGGTGCTTCAGACTTAACGACAAGCAACCTCATTGAAGACATCAAAGATATTTTTGTCACAGAAAAATGGATCCTGGGCTCCGCGATCGCTATCCCGGTTATCGCATTCTTAGTGAACTTCATGTACACAGAGTCCAAAGGTTTCAATGACCTAGAAAGACTTGCTCAGGAAAGAATTGCATCTTGGATGTCCTTCCCCGAGCAAAAATTCGACGTAGAAAAAGGCCTTGTCCTGCAAAAAGGCACAGAACTACCAATCATGACCATTGTTGAGTTCGCTGACTTTTTCTGCCCGCATTGCAAACACGCAGCTCCGCCAATTCACTCGTTCGTGAAAGACCATACTGATGTGAAATTGGTTTTTAAACCTTTCCCTCTTGATCCCGCTTGCAACAAGGCAATGCAAGGAGCAGGTGGTGATGGCATTCGCTGCGGACTCGCGGTTGCGGTGTTCTGCGCTGAAAAATTAGCTAAAAAAGGTTGGGATGCGCACGACTTTATTTTTGATAAGCAAGAGACCCTATTCAATCTCCACAGCCTTGATAAGTCACTTGAACAAGTAGCGACATCTACTGGCCTTTCAAAGGATGATCTAAATAAGTGTGCAAAAGATCCGGTTATGACAGAGATGATTGCAGCCATGGCCAAAGAAGGCGCTGATGCACAAATCCAAGGAACTCCCACAGTCTTTGTGAATGGCCGACTTCTTAGTGGCGGCCAAGATAAATCAACACTGGAAACTGTCTATAAATCCCTGAAGAAATAG
- a CDS encoding ribonuclease HII, protein MDLPKVEWREFSPTPVIGVDEVGRGCLAGPVYAAAVIFQSEDLNDLVTDSKLLSEERREELAVLIKEKHKVGIGSASVEEIDELNILQASLLAMKRAIEALGVKSGHVLVDGNQKIPNLPGYQQTTVIKGDLRVAPISAASIVAKVTRDNLMKELGAKFPVYGFEGHKGYSTPVHKQSIVDHGPCDHHRKSFAGVKEYLR, encoded by the coding sequence ATGGATCTTCCAAAGGTCGAATGGCGCGAGTTTTCTCCAACTCCTGTTATTGGTGTTGATGAAGTGGGGCGTGGATGTCTTGCTGGGCCTGTGTATGCGGCAGCCGTTATTTTTCAATCAGAAGATTTGAATGACCTAGTGACGGACTCAAAACTTTTGTCCGAAGAGCGCCGCGAGGAGTTGGCTGTCTTAATTAAAGAAAAACATAAAGTGGGAATTGGATCTGCATCAGTTGAAGAGATCGACGAGTTGAACATATTGCAGGCGTCGTTGCTTGCAATGAAACGCGCGATCGAGGCTTTGGGTGTAAAATCAGGACACGTGTTGGTGGATGGGAATCAAAAGATTCCAAACCTGCCGGGATATCAGCAAACGACTGTCATTAAAGGTGATTTGCGTGTGGCTCCGATTTCTGCGGCTTCGATTGTTGCTAAGGTGACTCGTGATAACTTGATGAAAGAGTTAGGAGCGAAATTCCCTGTTTATGGCTTCGAAGGACACAAAGGATACTCGACACCGGTTCACAAACAATCCATCGTCGACCACGGACCATGCGATCACCATCGCAAGTCCTTCGCCGGTGTTAAAGAATACCTCCGTTAA
- a CDS encoding ChaN family lipoprotein has product MEKQVRHRLGEDTPELMRYHKTYQGEFARKWQAASQADLWTQIADSQVVLMGDFHALHQSQKAQLRVLRNIPKDRKTVLVVEFFDAADQSKLDKFMQGKMSEKDFLKSVKWETRWGFPWEHYRPILRYAQKHKIPVYGLNKAFAKRNATTLKSRDVFAGKKIAELTKTHPDSLVFVIYGDLHLAGAHIPAEIQKNLGKPFAKKVLSIFQNAEKIYFQLLNQGAENITDLIRINRNTFCLMSVPPWVKWQNYLMYLEQTYDEGLRFQMDDEDDDWDEDENSDFEPIDFTDHVGRYVKIMAEELGLEVSLSALSVYTAHDDSFWSQVRENYDLKKQTFIQRLIEDEYSFYLPEISAAYLARGTVNHAATLAMQYVHAQVSGAKTLFAEMPQDFLRWIWMEAVAYFGSKMINPKRKTDTIADIKASLVHKDSSDIGKEALQLALSQKMHELMMITGVPKHKLQAKPRRKASYMVAATLLGGMMGERLFYGYQKKLLKTSMMASFIEKPLDNKNFEVAYYGILEVVESLPTPFHSKKEKL; this is encoded by the coding sequence ATGGAGAAGCAGGTTCGCCATCGCTTGGGAGAGGATACTCCAGAGTTGATGCGTTATCATAAAACCTATCAAGGTGAGTTCGCTCGGAAATGGCAAGCAGCCAGTCAAGCTGATCTATGGACACAGATCGCAGATTCTCAAGTGGTATTGATGGGGGATTTTCATGCGCTTCATCAGTCACAAAAAGCCCAGCTGCGAGTTTTAAGAAATATTCCTAAGGACCGTAAGACAGTTTTAGTGGTGGAGTTCTTTGATGCCGCTGACCAATCCAAGCTTGATAAATTCATGCAGGGTAAAATGTCTGAAAAAGACTTTTTAAAAAGTGTTAAGTGGGAAACTCGCTGGGGTTTTCCCTGGGAGCACTATCGTCCCATTCTTCGCTATGCTCAGAAACATAAAATCCCTGTATACGGCTTAAACAAGGCTTTTGCGAAACGCAATGCAACCACATTGAAGTCGCGAGATGTTTTCGCCGGTAAAAAGATCGCAGAGTTAACAAAAACGCATCCCGACAGTTTGGTTTTCGTCATTTATGGTGATTTGCATTTAGCAGGAGCTCATATTCCTGCTGAAATTCAAAAGAACTTGGGAAAACCCTTTGCTAAGAAGGTTTTAAGTATTTTCCAAAACGCCGAAAAAATTTATTTTCAATTGTTGAATCAAGGTGCCGAAAACATCACGGATTTAATCCGTATCAACCGCAATACCTTTTGTCTGATGAGCGTTCCTCCTTGGGTTAAATGGCAGAACTATCTAATGTACCTTGAACAGACATATGATGAAGGTTTGCGCTTTCAAATGGATGACGAGGATGATGATTGGGACGAAGATGAAAACTCGGATTTCGAGCCTATCGATTTTACCGATCATGTCGGTCGCTACGTAAAAATCATGGCCGAAGAGTTGGGGCTGGAAGTCTCTCTCTCTGCCTTGTCGGTTTACACCGCCCATGATGATTCATTCTGGAGTCAGGTGCGCGAAAATTATGACCTTAAAAAGCAGACCTTCATTCAGCGTCTGATCGAAGATGAATATTCGTTTTATCTTCCGGAAATCAGCGCGGCTTATCTGGCGCGTGGTACGGTCAATCACGCAGCGACACTGGCTATGCAATATGTGCATGCGCAAGTCAGTGGCGCTAAAACTTTGTTTGCTGAGATGCCCCAGGATTTCTTGCGTTGGATTTGGATGGAAGCGGTCGCTTATTTTGGTTCTAAAATGATCAACCCCAAAAGAAAGACCGACACCATCGCCGATATCAAAGCAAGTTTGGTGCACAAGGATTCAAGTGATATCGGGAAAGAAGCTTTGCAGCTGGCGCTATCGCAAAAGATGCACGAGCTGATGATGATCACGGGAGTGCCGAAGCACAAGCTTCAAGCTAAACCCCGTCGCAAAGCAAGCTATATGGTGGCCGCTACTTTGTTGGGTGGAATGATGGGGGAACGCTTGTTTTATGGATATCAAAAGAAGTTGTTAAAAACATCGATGATGGCCTCGTTCATTGAAAAACCCCTGGATAATAAAAATTTTGAAGTCGCCTATTACGGAATATTGGAAGTTGTTGAATCATTGCCAACGCCGTTCCACAGCAAGAAGGAGAAACTATGA
- a CDS encoding LPS-assembly protein LptD — protein sequence MFLSLVLSLATSSAAFAVDTPAAKIQGILLNADSMFRDNENETVELEGNVQIVYQGQHIKADKATVHLRTHRAELAGNVEISDMKNTIAGSRVNLDYENNTGIIYDGFVSSGQVAFSGNVLEKTSDQEFIVNNADYTTCTNCPATWSFSGSTVRAEMGGYAYIKNAILRISDIPVFWLPYLVIPLKSDRQSGLLTPGFELSDNGGFTIFQPYFWAISRSTDATITLKNYEKRGLKGMLEYRYALNEDSGGVLNTATVYDSAFGRDERLNTFRSAQEKNAPLERYYIRYEHYQTMPNDYVNRASINLASDLQYPKDFPLETMNHGDSAMESRVSVTKNTKDTHTSVDTSFYYNLLQADPLAGNEDAVHRLPEIRWSQVEKNIGDTNFVYTINLDYVNFARSGQGYDDMTYYTDANGNKIRYVNNTCNDPNWSNTAGCRKTYKGYFDPATDLIRTGQRLDFLPTLSYPIKVADGVDVLPRVSYRETHYAFNISDDQNYVRRYARTELAGRMDFSRIYGDQVDAKATRYKHEIIPEITYTNIPWIDQGSHSFYGQGQVNDAPYTSTDSITDLDLGSDYGLQFDYTDRVYDRNLVTLALTNKMIRKTWIADRPEYQQIGYLKLAQSYDATQANKAQSEPWSDLSAILDVRLERFQTYSIFNYYPYHGVTNASSRVRVLNDMGQFAQVALTKQYKISPGKAVDQSARTEDWTFSAGFISKYVNLMGRLVYDANIQSSDNENPKSWAYIAQFKPPGDCWMITFIQDQVTGGDFNTRLSFEFNFDGTPKPPIPPEALDQFGF from the coding sequence TTGTTTTTATCACTAGTCCTGTCCCTTGCGACATCTTCTGCGGCTTTTGCCGTAGACACCCCTGCAGCAAAAATTCAGGGAATTTTGCTTAATGCTGACAGTATGTTCCGTGATAATGAGAATGAAACTGTTGAACTCGAAGGCAATGTGCAAATCGTCTATCAGGGGCAACACATTAAAGCCGACAAGGCGACTGTTCATCTTCGCACTCATCGCGCGGAACTTGCGGGCAATGTTGAAATCAGCGACATGAAAAACACGATCGCAGGATCTCGTGTAAATCTTGATTACGAAAACAACACCGGTATCATTTATGATGGATTTGTATCCTCCGGTCAGGTGGCGTTTTCAGGAAATGTTTTAGAGAAAACCAGCGATCAAGAATTCATCGTCAACAATGCCGACTACACGACATGTACAAACTGTCCTGCCACGTGGAGTTTTTCCGGTTCGACGGTACGCGCTGAAATGGGTGGCTATGCCTATATCAAGAACGCGATCTTACGCATCTCTGACATTCCCGTTTTCTGGCTGCCTTACCTAGTCATCCCTCTGAAGAGTGACCGCCAATCAGGTCTTTTAACTCCCGGCTTTGAGTTGTCTGACAACGGGGGGTTCACGATCTTCCAACCGTATTTCTGGGCAATCTCTCGCAGCACAGATGCTACGATCACTTTAAAAAATTACGAAAAGCGTGGTCTTAAGGGAATGCTCGAATACCGCTATGCTCTAAATGAAGACAGCGGTGGCGTCCTTAATACGGCAACGGTTTACGATAGTGCCTTCGGTCGCGATGAACGGTTAAACACATTTCGCTCGGCTCAGGAAAAAAATGCTCCGTTAGAACGTTATTATATTAGATACGAACACTATCAAACGATGCCCAACGACTATGTAAATCGTGCCAGCATTAACCTTGCGAGTGATTTGCAATATCCCAAAGACTTCCCACTGGAAACCATGAATCACGGTGACTCGGCGATGGAAAGTCGCGTGTCAGTGACTAAAAACACAAAAGATACTCACACGAGCGTCGATACGTCGTTTTATTATAATCTTTTGCAGGCCGATCCTTTGGCAGGCAACGAAGATGCCGTTCATCGCCTGCCTGAAATCCGTTGGTCACAGGTTGAGAAAAATATAGGTGACACAAATTTCGTTTATACGATTAATTTAGATTACGTTAATTTCGCACGGAGTGGTCAAGGTTACGACGACATGACTTACTACACCGATGCGAATGGAAATAAGATCCGTTATGTGAACAACACCTGCAATGACCCGAATTGGTCCAATACTGCTGGCTGTCGCAAAACCTACAAGGGTTATTTTGACCCGGCTACAGACTTAATTCGCACCGGTCAACGTTTGGACTTTTTGCCGACGCTTTCATATCCTATCAAAGTTGCTGATGGCGTGGATGTACTTCCTCGCGTCAGTTACCGCGAAACTCACTATGCATTTAATATTTCAGACGATCAAAATTATGTGCGCAGATATGCTCGTACAGAACTCGCCGGGCGCATGGATTTCAGCAGAATCTATGGCGATCAAGTTGATGCAAAAGCCACGCGCTATAAGCACGAAATCATTCCAGAGATCACATACACCAACATTCCTTGGATAGATCAAGGATCGCACTCGTTCTATGGCCAAGGTCAGGTGAATGATGCTCCATACACTTCGACCGACTCCATCACCGACCTGGATTTGGGATCAGACTATGGACTGCAATTCGACTACACGGACCGCGTATACGACCGCAATCTCGTAACACTGGCTTTGACCAACAAAATGATTCGTAAAACGTGGATTGCAGATCGTCCCGAGTACCAACAGATTGGTTACCTTAAGTTGGCTCAATCCTATGACGCCACTCAAGCCAACAAAGCACAAAGCGAGCCATGGTCGGACCTCAGCGCGATCTTAGATGTGCGCTTAGAGCGTTTCCAAACATATTCCATCTTCAATTATTATCCGTACCATGGCGTAACCAATGCCTCTTCACGTGTGCGAGTACTCAATGATATGGGTCAATTTGCCCAGGTCGCTTTAACCAAACAGTATAAAATTTCGCCGGGTAAAGCGGTGGATCAGTCAGCACGCACCGAAGATTGGACCTTCTCTGCAGGATTTATTTCCAAGTATGTAAACCTGATGGGTCGCTTAGTGTACGATGCGAACATTCAAAGTTCTGATAATGAAAATCCCAAGTCCTGGGCTTACATCGCTCAGTTCAAACCACCGGGCGATTGCTGGATGATCACATTCATACAAGATCAAGTAACGGGTGGTGACTTTAATACGCGTCTCAGCTTCGAGTTCAATTTTGATGGAACTCCGAAACCACCGATTCCACCGGAAGCCCTCGACCAATTCGGCTTCTAA
- the trmD gene encoding tRNA (guanosine(37)-N1)-methyltransferase TrmD, which yields MLKVDVITLFPEMIQNAVSYGVLGQALKSDRLQVQAHTPREFATDRHKTVDDRPFGGGDGMIMLAETLEKTLTKVKHKNSKVIYLSPQGSVLTDDKARELAKAEHLVLICGRYGGIDQRIINAHVDEEISIGDYVLSGGELGALVVVDALSRFIPGVLGHNESADKDSFSAGLLEHPNFTRPREFAGVEVPEVLLGGNHKLIGEWKDKISALVTLVKRPDLFQEYLEAQNEKYRALKKKKTEAPLKELKKFWMNLSETDRRTLGLSELSEEDFNG from the coding sequence ATGCTTAAAGTGGACGTGATCACTCTTTTTCCCGAGATGATTCAGAATGCTGTGTCTTACGGTGTTCTGGGGCAGGCTCTAAAAAGTGATCGCCTCCAGGTGCAAGCTCACACGCCTCGGGAGTTTGCAACTGATCGCCACAAAACAGTGGATGATCGTCCCTTCGGTGGTGGAGACGGCATGATTATGCTCGCTGAAACACTCGAAAAAACCCTCACCAAAGTGAAACATAAAAACTCAAAAGTCATCTATTTGTCTCCGCAAGGAAGTGTCCTAACTGATGACAAAGCCCGTGAGCTTGCGAAAGCAGAACACCTGGTCCTAATTTGTGGTCGCTATGGTGGCATTGACCAAAGAATTATCAATGCTCACGTCGATGAAGAAATCTCTATTGGAGATTATGTTTTATCGGGTGGGGAGCTGGGGGCTTTGGTGGTCGTTGATGCACTCTCACGCTTTATTCCTGGGGTTTTGGGACACAACGAGAGTGCTGATAAGGATAGCTTCTCTGCGGGTCTCCTAGAGCATCCTAACTTCACTCGCCCGCGCGAATTCGCCGGCGTGGAAGTGCCAGAGGTTTTGCTTGGTGGAAATCACAAGTTGATCGGGGAGTGGAAGGACAAAATTTCTGCCCTGGTGACGTTGGTGAAGCGTCCTGACCTGTTTCAAGAATATCTTGAGGCGCAGAATGAAAAATATCGCGCTTTGAAAAAGAAAAAAACGGAAGCTCCGTTAAAAGAGCTTAAAAAATTTTGGATGAATTTATCTGAGACTGATCGTCGCACGTTGGGCTTATCAGAACTCAGCGAGGAAGATTTCAATGGCTGA
- a CDS encoding tetratricopeptide repeat protein, producing MKNQNSLFVVFCLCLTIGIVAVYGVLVGHFNGHQKYEMQISALNEKVEKEQFNNSLLSYQLKDFQQTVAQVLPDNKTLQAKYELNNLASAVRSPASDAAIDLSPVIFERAKKYFTQHSYDKAIKEFNTLLEKYPLTSHSVEAHFFIAESYFLKKDFRSSLATIDDMVTQYPDNDLTGFILLRMGQISEYNNQVDEAAEVYNTVAKNFKNEDLRKQARKLAQSVEFK from the coding sequence ATGAAGAATCAGAACTCGCTCTTTGTAGTTTTCTGTTTGTGCCTTACGATCGGCATCGTTGCCGTTTATGGAGTGCTTGTTGGGCACTTTAATGGTCATCAGAAATATGAAATGCAAATCTCCGCCCTCAATGAAAAGGTTGAGAAGGAGCAATTTAATAATTCTCTTTTAAGTTACCAACTTAAAGACTTTCAGCAAACTGTTGCACAAGTTCTTCCGGATAACAAAACACTTCAGGCCAAATATGAGTTGAATAACTTGGCCTCCGCCGTTCGTTCTCCAGCCAGCGATGCGGCGATTGATTTGTCACCAGTCATTTTTGAGCGTGCAAAAAAGTACTTCACGCAACACAGCTATGATAAAGCCATCAAAGAATTCAACACGTTGCTGGAAAAATATCCACTGACTTCTCATAGTGTTGAAGCGCATTTCTTTATCGCAGAGAGCTACTTCCTGAAGAAGGACTTCCGCAGTTCATTGGCGACAATTGACGACATGGTGACTCAATACCCGGATAATGATCTGACAGGTTTCATTTTACTGCGTATGGGGCAAATCAGTGAATACAACAATCAAGTTGATGAAGCTGCCGAAGTCTATAATACGGTCGCTAAGAACTTCAAAAACGAAGACCTTCGCAAGCAAGCTCGCAAGCTGGCTCAGAGTGTGGAATTCAAATAA
- the rplS gene encoding 50S ribosomal protein L19 — protein MAKAAKKSVKTVKAKSDVKETNLVRRVSIKAANKSIQAFDSGDTVNVYVKVKEGEKERVQLYKGIVTKIQGSGAAKSFTVRKISAGVGVERTFPFNSPALDKVELVNIGKVRRSKLYFLRNLSGKAAKIESELVSAATAE, from the coding sequence ATGGCTAAAGCTGCAAAAAAATCTGTTAAGACTGTAAAAGCGAAATCTGACGTTAAAGAAACGAACCTAGTTCGTCGCGTAAGCATCAAGGCTGCTAACAAAAGCATCCAAGCTTTCGATTCTGGCGACACTGTTAACGTATACGTAAAAGTAAAAGAAGGCGAAAAAGAGCGCGTTCAGCTTTACAAAGGTATCGTAACTAAAATCCAAGGTTCCGGCGCTGCGAAATCTTTCACAGTTCGTAAAATCTCTGCAGGTGTTGGCGTTGAAAGAACTTTCCCGTTCAACTCTCCAGCTTTGGATAAAGTTGAATTGGTTAACATCGGTAAAGTACGTCGTTCTAAACTTTACTTCCTTCGCAACCTTTCTGGTAAAGCTGCGAAAATCGAATCTGAATTGGTATCTGCAGCAACAGCTGAGTAA
- a CDS encoding HU family DNA-binding protein has product MNKAQLIDIVAERTKSTKAQSENILDATLRVIQEALKKGDEVKLVGFGTFSKATRKPRQGRNPKTGQAVRIPSAHVPRFKPGKDLKDALN; this is encoded by the coding sequence ATGAATAAAGCTCAACTGATCGACATCGTGGCTGAACGTACAAAATCCACGAAAGCACAATCTGAAAATATTCTTGACGCTACCCTTCGTGTTATCCAAGAAGCTCTAAAAAAGGGTGACGAGGTAAAACTTGTGGGCTTCGGTACATTCTCCAAAGCCACTCGCAAACCACGCCAGGGTCGCAATCCAAAAACCGGTCAAGCGGTTAGAATTCCAAGCGCTCACGTGCCGCGTTTTAAACCAGGCAAAGACCTTAAAGACGCTCTAAACTAA